A genomic region of Macaca mulatta isolate MMU2019108-1 chromosome 5, T2T-MMU8v2.0, whole genome shotgun sequence contains the following coding sequences:
- the CCDC110 gene encoding coiled-coil domain-containing protein 110 has protein sequence MQTLQNVSMVQSEISEILNKSIIEVENPQFGSEKNLAFGARIEKDLPTENQEGNLSMEKSRHFKDSKTLHSVEEKLSGDSVNSLSQNINVPSQMHFEDTLTLRTSTDNLSSNIILHPSENSDILKNYNFYHFLPTAPQNVMSQADTVILDKSKITVPFLKHGFCENLDDICHSIEQMKEELQKSHDREVALANELQTLKTDPNVQSNDKYDLSPIHQEKMNFIKEENMDGNLNEDIKSKRISELEALVNKLLPFRETVSKFHVNFCRKCKKLSKSEIHRGKRNEKNNKEIPITGKNITDLKFHSRVPRYTLSFLDQTKHEMKDKERQPFLVKQGSIIFENEKTSKVNSVTEQCVAKIQYLQNYLKESVQIQKKVTELENENLNLKSKMKPLIFTTQSLIQKVETYEKQLKNLVEEKSTIQSKLSKTEEDSKECLKELKKIISKYNVLQGQNKTLEEKNIQLSLEKQQMMEAFDQLKSKEHKTQSDMAIVNNENNLMSIEMEAMKTNILLIQDEKEMLEKKTHQLLKEKSSLENELKENQLEVMQLKEKERLAKTEQETLLQIIETVKDEKLNLETTLQESAAARQIMEREIENIQTYQSTAEENFLQEIKNAKSEASIYKNSLSEIGKECEMLSKMVMETKTDNQILKEELKKHSQENVKFENSISRLTEDKILLENYVRSIENERDTLEFEMRNLQREYLNLSDKICSQHNDPSKSTYISRREKFHFDNYIHEDISSPRSRPLASDLKDGVSLCCPG, from the exons ATGCAGACTTTGCAGAATGTTAGCATG gtaCAGTCGGAAATCAGTGAAATATTGAACAAAAGTATTATTGAAGTAGAAAACCCACAATTTGGCTCAGAAAAAAATCTGGCGTTTGGTGCACGCATTGAAAAGGATTTG CCTACAGAGAATCAAGAAGGAAACCTTTCTATGGAGAAAAGTCGTCATTTTAAGGATTCCAAGACACTTCATTCAGTGGAAGAAAAATTAAGTGGTGATAGTGTGAACAGTCTCtctcaaaatataaatgttcCATCCCAGATGCATTTCGAGGACACTTTAACTCTGAGAACTTCAACAGACAATTTATCTTCAAACATAATTTTACACCCTTCAGAAAATTCTGACATCTTGAAGAATTATAACTTTTATCATTTTCTACCTACTGCACCTCAAAATGTGATGTCTCAAGCTGATACGGTAATTCTGGATAAATCCAAAATTACTGTGCCTTTTCTCAAGCATGGATTTTGTGAAAATTTGGATGACATTTGCCATTCTATCgaacaaatgaaagaagagcTTCAAAAGTCACACGATAGGGAAGTGGCACTTGCAAATGAACTTCAGACTTTAAAAACTGATCCAAATGTTCAAAGTAATGATAAATATGACCTGTCCCCTATTCACCAGGAAAAAATGAACTTTATTAAGGAAGAAAACATGGACGGTAACTTAAATGAAGATATAAAATCAAAGAGAATTTCAGAATTAGAGGCATTAGTAAACAAATTACTCCCCTTCAGGGAAACAGTGTCaaaattccatgtgaatttttgtagaaaatgtaaaaaattatccAAGAGTGAAATACACAggggaaagagaaatgagaaaaacaacaaagaaattcCCATCACTGGCAAAAATATTACAGATTTAAAATTCCATTCCAGAGTTCCAAGATACACACTGTCATTCCTCGACCAAACAAAACAtgaaatgaaagacaaagaaagacaacCATTTCTAGTAAAACAAGGAtcaataatatttgaaaatgagaaaacttcCAAAGTTAATTCCGTTACTGAACAGTGTGTTGCAAAAATTCAGTACTTACAGAATTACCTGAAAGAATCTGTGCAGATACAGAAAAAAGTAACAGAACTGGAGAATGAAAATCTGAACCTTAAGTCCAAAATGAAACCTCTTATCTTTACCACACAATCTCTCATACAGAAAGTTGAAACATATGAAAAGCAACTTAAGAATCTGGTTGAAGAAAAGAGTACTATTCAGTCTAAGTTAAGTAAAACAGAAGAAGACAGCAAAGAGTgtcttaaagaattaaaaaaaataattagtaaatatAATGTTCTCCAAGGCCAAAATAAAACTCTAGAGGAAAAAAACATACAACTTTCTTTAGAGAAGCAACAAATGATGGAAGCATTCGATCAACTAAAAAGTAAGGAACACAAAACTCAAAGTGATATGGCCATTGtcaataatgaaaataatctaaTGAGTATAGAAATGGAAGCAATGAAAACCAATATTCTATTGAtacaagatgaaaaagaaatgttagagaaaaaaacacaccagcttctaaaagaaaaaagctcaCTTGAAAATGAACTAAAAGAAAACCAGCTAGAGGTAATGCagctaaaagagaaagaaagattggCAAAAACCGAACAAGAGACACTTCTTCAAATAATAGAAACAGTTAAAGATGAAAAACTCAATCTTGAAACAACATTACAAGAATCTGCTGCTGCCAGACAAATTATGGAAAGAGAAATTGAGAATATTCAAACCTACCAATCTACTGCAGAAGAGAATTTTCTGCAAGAAATAAAAAACGCAAAATCAGAAGCAAGTATTTATAAGAATAGCTTGTCGGAAATTGGCAAGGAATGCGAAATGTTATCAAAAATGGTCATGGAAACCAAAACAGATAATCAGATTCTAAAAGAAGAACTAAAGAAACATAgtcaagaaaatgtaaaatttgaaaacagCATCAGTAGGCTTACTGAAGACAAAATACTTTTAGAAAATTATGTAAGAAGCATAGAAAATGAAAGGGATACCTTGGAATTTGAGATGCGGAATCTTCAACgagaatatttaaatttaagtgaTAAAATTTGTAGTCAGCATAATGACCCTTCAAAATCAACTTACAtttcaagaagagagaaattccaTTTTGACAACTATATTCATGAAGATATCTCTAGTCCTCGGAGTAGGCCTTTGGCTTCGGATTTGAAAG atggagtctcactgtgttgtccaggctga